The proteins below are encoded in one region of Synechococcus sp. MU1643:
- the sodX gene encoding nickel-type superoxide dismutase maturation protease, translating into MLLFCGRRLLLRIEGRSMQPTLEPGDRVLVRRLGRKRALSLGSVVVTWHPKRRKLRLIKRLKSVEETGLWLLGDNPAESTDSRLLGAVPTKLLIGEVVGRLPRGKSEQGR; encoded by the coding sequence TTGCTGCTTTTTTGTGGGCGACGGCTGCTGCTACGGATCGAAGGACGATCGATGCAGCCCACCCTTGAACCCGGAGACCGGGTTCTGGTCAGACGGCTGGGACGGAAGCGCGCGCTCAGCCTGGGATCCGTGGTCGTGACCTGGCATCCGAAGCGAAGAAAGCTGCGTCTGATCAAGCGCCTGAAGAGCGTTGAGGAAACGGGGCTTTGGTTGCTGGGAGACAACCCCGCCGAAAGCACCGACAGCCGCCTATTGGGAGCGGTGCCAACAAAACTATTGATTGGCGAGGTGGTGGGCCGGCTCCCGCGCGGTAAATCAGAACAGGGCCGGTGA
- the sodN gene encoding superoxide dismutase, Ni, translating to MLRSALFALSCALPAPVAEAHCDGPCGVYDPASARVAAEAVLSMTKKLKAMEAPAAGDAAALAAYNNTFGRYVAIKEEEAQKTKKELLILWTDYFKPDHLATFPDLHDTFWKAAKLCSACKVNIDQAKAEELMAAVEKIHGMFWQSKGGSDAWVTAS from the coding sequence ATGCTGCGCTCGGCCCTTTTCGCACTTTCATGTGCCCTTCCTGCTCCCGTGGCAGAAGCCCATTGCGACGGTCCTTGTGGCGTGTACGACCCGGCTTCCGCCCGTGTGGCAGCCGAAGCCGTGCTGTCGATGACCAAAAAGCTGAAGGCGATGGAAGCGCCCGCCGCTGGTGACGCCGCTGCCCTAGCTGCTTACAACAACACCTTCGGCCGCTACGTCGCCATCAAGGAAGAGGAAGCACAAAAGACCAAGAAAGAGCTGTTGATCCTCTGGACCGACTATTTCAAGCCCGATCACTTGGCCACCTTCCCTGACCTGCACGACACCTTCTGGAAAGCAGCCAAGCTCTGCAGCGCCTGCAAGGTCAACATCGATCAGGCCAAGGCAGAAGAACTGATGGCTGCCGTTGAAAAAATCCACGGCATGTTCTGGCAGTCCAAGGGCGGTTCCGATGCCTGGGTCACCGCATCCTGA
- a CDS encoding hydantoin utilization protein A, with translation MLISLLTGVAAGAVHVVGGADHLVAMAPFSLNKPWAAFRHGLAWGAGHSTGVVVLALIAIGLKDLAHVEAMSSWAEFLVGVALLVVGALAVRTAFGLKLHTHEHRHDGAAEHRHLHLHVHGASNHRRHVHASSGLGLLHGLAGASHLLAVIPALALPPHAAVGYLFAYLLGSIGAMVAVVSVVSFLTLRSGARLMPFIVGGTGALSIVTGAIWLQKTSPALF, from the coding sequence GTGCTGATTAGCCTTTTGACCGGTGTTGCAGCCGGGGCCGTTCATGTGGTTGGTGGTGCTGATCACCTGGTGGCGATGGCGCCCTTCTCTCTGAACAAGCCATGGGCTGCCTTTCGTCACGGCCTGGCGTGGGGTGCCGGTCACTCCACCGGGGTTGTGGTCTTGGCGTTGATCGCCATTGGTCTGAAAGACCTGGCCCATGTGGAGGCCATGTCGTCCTGGGCGGAATTTCTCGTGGGCGTTGCCCTGCTGGTGGTGGGTGCCTTGGCCGTGCGCACAGCCTTCGGGCTAAAACTGCACACCCATGAGCATCGCCACGACGGTGCCGCCGAGCATCGTCATCTTCACCTGCATGTGCACGGTGCCAGCAACCACCGTCGCCACGTCCATGCCTCCTCTGGCCTGGGTCTGCTGCATGGCCTGGCGGGGGCCAGCCACCTGCTCGCGGTGATCCCTGCTTTGGCTCTGCCGCCCCACGCTGCTGTGGGCTATCTATTTGCTTACCTACTTGGATCTATCGGCGCCATGGTGGCTGTGGTGTCTGTGGTGTCGTTCCTCACCCTCCGCAGCGGTGCCCGGCTGATGCCTTTCATCGTGGGCGGTACGGGTGCTCTCTCGATTGTCACCGGGGCCATCTGGCTGCAGAAGACCTCACCGGCCCTGTTCTGA
- a CDS encoding RNA methyltransferase, which yields MISSRRNPLVKRLRTLATRAGRHAEGLLLLEGTHLLQEFLRQGNAPEEIIATEAWLQGHPALAERCSQARCRIVTDEVLRAALTTVTPDGVACLSPLDRLPTVPPELDFLLVLDRIQDPGNLGTLLRTALAADVNAVWMGAGVDPLGTKVLRASAGALLQLPHQRFGPSEAVAISQLQQELTQLVALGVQVVATLVPDSTKAEPPSPYWDLDWTLPTALVLGTEGAGLHPDLQACCTHAVTLPHSASVESLNVASAAVPLLLERRRATMTATSQQFG from the coding sequence CTGATCAGCAGCCGACGCAATCCCCTTGTCAAACGGCTGCGAACTCTGGCCACCCGTGCGGGGCGACATGCAGAGGGGCTGTTGCTTCTTGAGGGCACCCACCTGTTGCAGGAATTTCTAAGGCAGGGCAACGCACCCGAGGAAATCATCGCGACTGAAGCCTGGTTGCAAGGTCATCCGGCCCTGGCTGAACGTTGTTCCCAGGCTCGATGTCGGATCGTCACCGATGAGGTGTTGAGGGCTGCTCTTACAACGGTCACACCCGACGGTGTTGCCTGCCTAAGCCCCCTGGATCGACTGCCAACCGTCCCTCCAGAGCTGGACTTCCTCCTGGTTCTGGATCGGATTCAGGATCCAGGAAATCTGGGCACGTTGCTGCGAACGGCACTGGCTGCTGACGTCAACGCGGTCTGGATGGGGGCTGGTGTAGATCCCCTCGGCACGAAGGTGTTGCGGGCCTCTGCCGGTGCTCTGCTTCAACTGCCGCATCAACGCTTTGGCCCGAGCGAAGCGGTGGCGATTTCACAGCTTCAGCAGGAACTGACGCAGCTGGTGGCCTTGGGTGTGCAAGTGGTGGCCACCCTGGTGCCCGATTCGACCAAGGCTGAGCCTCCCTCTCCCTACTGGGATCTCGACTGGACGCTGCCGACGGCGCTGGTGCTTGGAACCGAGGGAGCAGGGCTGCATCCGGATCTGCAGGCCTGCTGTACCCATGCCGTCACGCTCCCCCACAGCGCAAGTGTGGAATCCCTGAATGTGGCGTCTGCCGCTGTTCCTCTCCTTCTGGAGCGGCGAAGGGCGACAATGACCGCCACATCGCAGCAGTTCGGGTGA
- the lnt gene encoding apolipoprotein N-acyltransferase, with product MGRSDPGCLRPGLLTMGNHQLQAGSRALLGGVLAGVAPSLGGPLLMVPALALLWSVVECPRWSAGWGLLAVLVSHSWLLALHPLTWMGVPDWLSLPVTLALWLACGSLAALLLAGWSLLARRLPRRWPRLVRLVLLAGLWALAELVLSGSPLFWIGVGGTTLPWDRPLAGLARWFGSGGLTLLQLCWACCLLTLFEQPAAWRRWGLLGLASVLLAHGFGSWLLLAPPPPVGSVALGVWQPAVPTREKFDLERQQALPEALVDAMRQMEPNNPAAVVAPEGALPARFQLPADAPAIPLISGSFRWVRGQQRSSLLLYEPQARSPVPLADKHRLVPIGEWIPPLPAGLTAGLSAVGGLSPGPASRTMAVVEPPAAVAICYEIADGLALARSAADGATWLLAIANLDPYPLQLQNQFLALAQLRAIETGRDLLSVGNTGPTALISANGSVQWLLSPEARGVAEAVVQVRQRVTPYSRWISPPPRTVSPS from the coding sequence GTGGGCAGGTCCGATCCAGGATGCCTTCGGCCGGGACTGCTGACCATGGGCAATCACCAACTGCAGGCCGGATCGCGGGCGCTGCTTGGCGGCGTCTTGGCAGGCGTGGCTCCATCCCTTGGCGGGCCATTGCTGATGGTCCCCGCTCTGGCGCTGCTCTGGTCTGTGGTTGAGTGTCCCCGCTGGTCGGCGGGCTGGGGACTGCTGGCTGTTTTGGTCAGCCACAGTTGGTTGCTGGCCTTGCATCCACTCACTTGGATGGGTGTTCCCGACTGGCTCAGCCTGCCGGTGACGCTGGCCCTCTGGCTCGCCTGCGGGAGCCTTGCCGCTCTGCTCTTGGCCGGATGGTCTTTGCTGGCACGGCGGCTGCCTCGCCGCTGGCCGCGTCTTGTGCGGCTGGTGCTGTTGGCAGGGCTCTGGGCTCTGGCTGAACTGGTGCTGTCGGGGTCGCCGCTGTTCTGGATTGGCGTCGGCGGCACCACCCTGCCTTGGGACCGCCCCTTGGCGGGGTTGGCCCGCTGGTTCGGCTCCGGAGGGCTGACATTGCTGCAGTTGTGCTGGGCCTGTTGCCTTCTGACGCTGTTCGAGCAACCCGCTGCCTGGCGCCGCTGGGGCTTGCTCGGATTGGCCAGTGTGCTCCTGGCCCATGGTTTCGGGAGCTGGCTGTTGTTGGCGCCCCCGCCGCCGGTCGGCTCAGTTGCTCTGGGGGTTTGGCAACCCGCCGTTCCCACACGAGAAAAATTTGATCTGGAGCGTCAACAGGCGCTTCCAGAAGCTCTAGTGGATGCGATGCGTCAGATGGAGCCCAACAATCCAGCTGCTGTGGTGGCTCCGGAAGGAGCGCTGCCGGCGCGTTTTCAGCTGCCGGCCGATGCTCCAGCCATCCCCCTGATCAGTGGCAGTTTTCGTTGGGTGCGGGGTCAGCAACGCAGTTCTTTGTTGCTGTACGAGCCGCAGGCCCGTTCTCCTGTCCCCTTGGCTGATAAGCACCGTTTGGTGCCGATCGGGGAATGGATCCCGCCCCTTCCCGCCGGGCTGACGGCGGGACTTTCTGCGGTGGGTGGATTGTCCCCCGGTCCGGCCTCAAGAACGATGGCGGTAGTTGAACCTCCTGCGGCCGTTGCGATCTGCTACGAGATCGCCGATGGTCTGGCTCTGGCTCGCTCCGCTGCCGATGGTGCGACCTGGCTCCTTGCCATTGCCAATCTCGATCCCTATCCACTGCAGCTGCAAAACCAGTTTCTGGCGCTGGCGCAGTTACGGGCGATCGAGACAGGACGGGATCTCCTCAGCGTTGGCAACACGGGCCCCACGGCGCTGATTTCGGCCAATGGGTCGGTGCAGTGGTTGCTTTCGCCTGAGGCTCGGGGCGTCGCCGAGGCCGTCGTTCAGGTGCGCCAGCGCGTCACGCCCTATTCGCGTTGGATCAGCCCGCCACCCAGAACAGTTTCACCGTCGTAG
- the murA gene encoding UDP-N-acetylglucosamine 1-carboxyvinyltransferase, with translation MKVVAEVSQESLKQRLNVSGGQALNGTLRVSGAKNSALVLMTASLLSEETIELTNIPSLTDIDGMSAILESLGVQVNRRTDRIRLTAAELSGSAPPYELVNSLRASFFSIGPLLGRLGHARVPLPGGCRIGARPVVEHIRGLKALGAVVKVEHGIVTASVPGIEKRLTGAQIVLDCPSVGATETILMAAVLADGVSTIENAAQEPEVQDLANLLNSMGAQVSGAGGPVITVKGVEQLHGCNNYPVIPDRIEAGTFLMAAAITRSPLVVEPVIPGHLSAVIQKLRDCGCSIDINGRAVTITPGEITAVDITTQPFPGFPTDLQAPFMALMCTAKGTSVISEKIYENRLQHVAELQRMGASIRLKGSTAIVEGVAQLSAAPVTGTDLRAAAAMVLAGLSAKGITEVAGLKHLDRGYDDLEAKLSAAGAEVNRNIP, from the coding sequence ATGAAGGTCGTTGCAGAAGTGTCTCAGGAGAGTCTCAAGCAACGCCTCAATGTCAGTGGCGGCCAGGCCCTGAATGGAACGCTTCGCGTCAGCGGTGCCAAAAACTCTGCCCTGGTGCTGATGACAGCCAGCCTCCTCAGCGAGGAGACCATTGAGCTGACCAATATTCCCTCCCTCACAGACATCGATGGCATGAGCGCCATCCTTGAATCTCTGGGGGTTCAGGTGAACCGAAGGACGGACCGCATTCGCCTCACCGCCGCCGAGCTCAGCGGCTCTGCCCCTCCCTACGAACTGGTCAACAGCCTTCGCGCCAGTTTCTTCAGCATTGGCCCCCTGCTTGGACGCCTGGGACACGCGCGGGTCCCCCTGCCTGGGGGTTGCCGCATCGGAGCACGTCCCGTCGTGGAGCACATCCGCGGCCTGAAAGCCCTTGGTGCCGTCGTCAAAGTGGAGCACGGGATTGTCACGGCCTCAGTGCCCGGCATCGAAAAACGCCTGACAGGTGCTCAGATCGTGCTCGACTGCCCCAGCGTTGGCGCCACTGAAACCATTCTGATGGCAGCGGTTCTGGCCGATGGGGTCTCCACCATCGAAAACGCTGCTCAGGAACCTGAAGTGCAGGACTTGGCCAACCTGCTAAACAGCATGGGAGCCCAGGTCAGCGGCGCTGGCGGCCCGGTGATCACCGTTAAGGGAGTGGAGCAGCTCCATGGTTGCAACAATTATCCGGTGATCCCGGATCGCATCGAAGCCGGAACTTTCCTGATGGCGGCAGCAATCACACGCTCACCACTGGTAGTGGAGCCTGTAATTCCCGGCCACCTTAGCGCTGTGATCCAAAAACTTCGGGATTGCGGCTGCTCCATCGACATCAATGGGAGGGCCGTGACGATCACCCCGGGCGAGATCACGGCCGTGGACATCACCACCCAACCGTTTCCAGGGTTTCCAACCGATCTTCAGGCACCGTTCATGGCCCTGATGTGTACCGCGAAGGGCACCAGTGTGATCAGCGAAAAGATTTACGAAAACCGGCTGCAGCATGTGGCCGAACTGCAACGCATGGGGGCATCCATCCGCCTCAAGGGCAGCACAGCCATTGTTGAAGGCGTGGCTCAGCTGAGCGCAGCTCCAGTCACCGGCACCGACCTCCGTGCAGCGGCTGCCATGGTGCTGGCTGGCCTCTCCGCCAAAGGAATCACCGAAGTGGCTGGTCTGAAGCATCTCGATCGGGGCTACGACGACCTCGAAGCAAAGCTCAGCGCTGCCGGCGCTGAGGTGAACCGAAACATCCCCTGA
- the lpdA gene encoding dihydrolipoyl dehydrogenase: MSDASFDFDVIVIGAGYGGFDAAKHASENGLKTAIVESRDMGGTCVNRGCVPSKALLAASGKVRELADDKHLSSFGIHAAPVRFERQKIADHANQLVQTIRTNLTKTLERAGVTILRGHGRLEGSQKVGLREPSGVDRVLTAKDVIIATGSDPFVPPGIETDGRTVFTSDEAINLEWLPRWIAIIGSGYIGLEFADVYTALGCEVTMIEAMDKVMPTFDPDIAKIAGRHLIDSRDIDARSGLLARKVTPGCPVQIELADFNSRELVENLEVDAVLVATGRVPSSKDLNLESLNVETNRGFVPIDDAMRVLVNDQPVPHLWAVGDVTGKLMLAHTAAAQGTVAVDNILGHAREIDYRSIPAATFTHPEISSVGLTEADAKALAEKDGFQLGSVRSYFKANSKALAELDSDGLMKLLFNKTSGEVLGAHIYGLHAADLIQEVANAVARRQSVRQLATEVHTHPTLSEVVEVAYKQAAAQVAA, from the coding sequence GTGAGCGACGCCAGCTTCGACTTCGACGTCATCGTTATTGGAGCCGGCTACGGCGGCTTCGACGCTGCCAAACATGCCTCCGAGAACGGCCTGAAGACGGCGATTGTTGAATCACGCGACATGGGTGGCACCTGTGTGAACCGGGGCTGTGTTCCCTCCAAGGCACTGTTGGCTGCCAGTGGAAAAGTGCGGGAACTTGCGGACGACAAGCACCTGTCGAGCTTCGGAATTCACGCTGCTCCTGTGCGGTTCGAACGGCAAAAGATCGCTGATCACGCCAATCAACTGGTTCAGACCATCCGTACCAATCTCACCAAAACCCTGGAAAGGGCCGGGGTGACGATCCTTCGGGGGCATGGCCGTCTGGAGGGCAGCCAGAAGGTGGGGCTGCGGGAGCCCAGCGGGGTGGACAGGGTGCTGACCGCCAAGGACGTGATCATCGCTACGGGGTCTGATCCCTTTGTGCCGCCAGGTATCGAAACCGATGGCCGCACGGTGTTCACCAGTGACGAGGCCATCAACCTGGAATGGCTGCCCCGCTGGATCGCCATTATCGGCAGCGGTTACATCGGCCTTGAATTCGCTGATGTGTACACCGCCCTCGGTTGCGAAGTAACGATGATCGAGGCCATGGACAAGGTGATGCCTACCTTTGATCCTGATATCGCCAAGATTGCTGGGCGTCATCTGATTGACAGTCGAGATATCGATGCGCGTTCCGGTCTGCTTGCCCGCAAAGTCACACCGGGCTGTCCGGTGCAGATCGAACTGGCTGATTTCAACAGCCGTGAACTTGTCGAGAACCTTGAGGTTGATGCCGTCCTTGTAGCGACAGGGCGTGTTCCCAGCAGCAAGGATCTCAACTTGGAGTCGCTGAATGTGGAGACGAATCGCGGCTTCGTCCCGATCGACGACGCCATGCGGGTCTTGGTCAACGACCAGCCTGTTCCCCATCTCTGGGCCGTCGGAGATGTGACAGGCAAGCTGATGCTGGCCCATACCGCCGCTGCCCAAGGCACCGTTGCCGTGGACAACATCCTGGGTCATGCGCGCGAGATCGATTACCGCAGCATTCCGGCAGCCACCTTCACCCATCCCGAGATCAGCTCTGTTGGCCTGACCGAGGCGGATGCCAAAGCTTTGGCGGAGAAGGATGGCTTCCAGCTCGGTTCCGTTCGCAGCTATTTCAAGGCCAATTCCAAAGCTTTGGCAGAGCTGGACAGCGACGGTTTGATGAAGCTGCTGTTCAACAAAACCAGTGGTGAAGTGCTGGGGGCCCACATTTACGGACTTCACGCCGCCGACCTGATCCAGGAGGTAGCCAATGCCGTTGCCCGCCGTCAGAGCGTGCGTCAGCTCGCCACCGAAGTTCACACCCACCCGACCCTCAGCGAGGTGGTGGAGGTCGCTTACAAGCAGGCTGCCGCCCAGGTGGCCGCCTGA
- a CDS encoding phasin family protein, with protein MDAANPLQQLLLRGLGTTTLVADRLRGVTQNWVSSGRLDPNEASALVDDVLKALRGETPELEQQMGRNLERNRDNLLQDFGVPSQKEVDELRGRIDRLEQQLRQMNRPE; from the coding sequence ATGGATGCCGCGAATCCTCTTCAGCAACTGCTGCTCCGTGGCCTGGGCACAACCACCCTCGTTGCTGACCGTCTGCGAGGCGTTACCCAAAACTGGGTGAGCAGTGGACGGCTGGATCCCAATGAAGCGTCCGCTCTGGTGGACGACGTGCTCAAGGCTCTCCGCGGCGAAACCCCTGAACTGGAACAGCAGATGGGGCGCAACCTGGAACGCAACCGCGACAACCTGCTCCAGGACTTTGGCGTTCCAAGCCAGAAGGAAGTGGATGAGCTGCGGGGCCGAATTGATCGCCTCGAGCAACAGCTGCGGCAGATGAACCGGCCTGAATGA
- a CDS encoding FKBP-type peptidyl-prolyl cis-trans isomerase, which yields MRDIIISTTVCVACLLLALVSQIVAPSTVSAAPAQPAAVRTEASKPQKTLSFELDPDDPNPILFAMANDSAPADASALGGPLGAPDNIITASGLKIIELEVGNGEEATPGQTVVVHYRGTLEDGLQFDASYDRGTPFSFPLGAGRVIKGWDEGVAGMKVGGKRKLVIPSDLAYGTRGAGGVIPPNATLIFEVELLNVQK from the coding sequence GTGCGCGACATCATCATCAGCACAACGGTCTGCGTGGCCTGCCTTCTCCTGGCCCTAGTGAGCCAGATCGTGGCCCCCTCTACCGTTTCCGCAGCCCCAGCGCAGCCGGCTGCAGTCCGCACCGAGGCTTCGAAACCCCAAAAGACGTTGAGCTTCGAACTCGACCCTGACGACCCCAACCCGATTCTTTTCGCCATGGCCAACGATTCCGCTCCCGCCGACGCCTCAGCCCTCGGCGGCCCCCTCGGTGCCCCTGACAACATCATCACCGCCAGTGGTCTGAAAATTATCGAGCTGGAGGTGGGCAACGGCGAAGAGGCCACCCCCGGCCAAACGGTGGTGGTGCACTACCGCGGCACCCTGGAAGACGGACTGCAGTTCGATGCCAGCTACGACCGGGGTACCCCCTTCAGCTTTCCCCTCGGTGCTGGCCGGGTGATCAAGGGTTGGGATGAAGGAGTCGCCGGAATGAAAGTGGGCGGCAAGCGCAAGCTGGTGATCCCCTCCGACCTGGCCTACGGAACCAGAGGCGCCGGTGGCGTGATTCCCCCGAACGCAACCTTGATCTTCGAGGTGGAACTCCTCAACGTGCAGAAGTGA
- the mnmA gene encoding tRNA 2-thiouridine(34) synthase MnmA, with translation MAVGSTTTSAGEAALERLRQWPGDHRVAVGLSGGVDSSLTAALLVEAGWHVEGLTLWLMSGKGACCAEGLVDAAGICEQLSIPHHVVDTRETFQQEIVQRLVDGYRDGITPLPCSQCNRSVKFGPMLDWALQERKLPRIATGHYARIRHGGDQGRHQLLRGLDTRKDQSYFLYDLPQDVLGRIVFPLGELTKPDTRLEAARHGLRTAKKPESQDLCLADHHGSMRAFLDAYLPTRQGEIVLADGTVVGEHDGIEHFTIGQRKGLGVAWREPLHVIRLDAAMNRVIVAPRAEAGRDGCVVGAVNWVSIDPIEAPQTVEVQVRYRSSPVRAELSPLPTTEADKQRERPYRCLLSFKEEQFSITPGQAAVFYDGETVLGGGLIQRE, from the coding sequence ATGGCCGTCGGATCCACCACAACCAGCGCTGGAGAGGCTGCTCTTGAGCGCCTCCGGCAATGGCCTGGGGACCATCGTGTTGCCGTTGGTCTCTCTGGAGGCGTTGACAGTTCTCTAACTGCTGCGCTGCTGGTGGAGGCAGGCTGGCATGTGGAAGGCCTGACGCTGTGGCTGATGAGCGGGAAAGGGGCCTGTTGCGCCGAGGGGCTGGTGGATGCGGCCGGCATCTGTGAACAACTGAGCATTCCCCACCACGTGGTGGATACGCGGGAGACGTTTCAACAGGAGATCGTTCAACGGCTGGTGGATGGCTATCGCGATGGGATCACGCCATTGCCCTGCTCCCAGTGCAATCGATCGGTGAAATTTGGACCGATGCTCGATTGGGCTCTGCAGGAGCGCAAGCTGCCCCGCATCGCCACCGGCCACTACGCCCGTATACGCCATGGCGGCGATCAAGGGCGACATCAGCTTTTGAGGGGCCTCGATACCCGCAAAGACCAGAGCTATTTCCTCTATGACCTACCCCAGGACGTTTTAGGGCGCATCGTTTTTCCCCTAGGGGAACTGACCAAACCCGACACGCGTCTTGAAGCCGCACGACACGGTCTGCGCACCGCAAAAAAACCGGAGAGCCAGGATCTTTGCCTGGCAGACCACCACGGATCAATGCGGGCGTTCCTGGATGCCTATCTGCCAACGCGGCAGGGGGAAATCGTGCTTGCGGACGGGACCGTTGTGGGCGAGCACGATGGCATAGAACACTTCACCATCGGTCAGCGCAAAGGTCTCGGGGTGGCGTGGCGTGAGCCCCTTCACGTCATCCGCCTTGACGCTGCGATGAATCGAGTGATAGTCGCACCCCGGGCCGAAGCCGGCCGAGACGGTTGCGTGGTGGGCGCGGTGAACTGGGTCTCGATTGACCCGATCGAAGCGCCGCAAACCGTTGAGGTGCAGGTGCGCTACCGGAGTTCGCCGGTGCGTGCGGAGCTTTCACCCCTCCCGACCACCGAGGCAGATAAGCAGCGAGAGCGACCCTATCGCTGCCTTCTCAGCTTTAAAGAGGAGCAGTTCTCGATCACACCAGGCCAGGCGGCTGTCTTCTACGACGGTGAAACTGTTCTGGGTGGCGGGCTGATCCAACGCGAATAG
- a CDS encoding NAD(P)H-hydrate epimerase, which produces MEKVRLGQSRPLPESLADLFRRRQQQQPGALISLDVPSGLCCDHGNVLGYQAACAAVTLSVGWLKRGLYLDPALPWVSSLVRLIWRCGGGGGRARGGGWVQAV; this is translated from the coding sequence ATGGAGAAGGTGAGGCTGGGCCAGAGCCGGCCGCTGCCTGAGTCGTTGGCGGATCTGTTTCGGCGTCGGCAGCAGCAGCAGCCTGGTGCGTTGATCAGCCTGGACGTGCCTTCGGGCCTTTGTTGTGACCATGGAAATGTGTTGGGCTATCAGGCGGCCTGTGCCGCGGTCACCCTCAGCGTTGGCTGGTTGAAGCGTGGGTTGTATCTGGACCCGGCCCTCCCCTGGGTTAGTTCGTTGGTGCGGCTCATCTGGCGCTGCGGGGGGGGGGGGGGCAGGGCCAGGGGCGGCGGCTGGGTTCAGGCCGTTG
- the trpC gene encoding indole-3-glycerol phosphate synthase TrpC → MEIRRRPPNPKVRVAHLEYAVPHDDEEPRHILEKIVWEKDREIDIARDKVPLDNLKRQIAKLPSTKDFLGALKAAATKPAVIAEVKKASPSKGVIRVDFDPVAIAKAYAAGGASCLSVLTDKTFFQGGFDVLVEVRQAVDLPLLCKEFVLSPYQLFQARAAGADAVLLIAAILSDQDLRYLNKAAAALGLTVLVEVHDATEMDRVLSIGGFPLIGINNRDLASFETDLATTERLMIDFNDRLNQQGALLVSESGLFSRADLDRVQAAGAGAVLVGEALMRQPDVEAGLVQLIEAG, encoded by the coding sequence ATGGAGATCCGCCGTCGTCCCCCCAACCCCAAGGTGCGGGTGGCCCATCTCGAATATGCGGTGCCCCACGATGACGAAGAACCACGTCACATTCTCGAGAAAATTGTCTGGGAAAAAGACCGTGAGATCGATATTGCTCGTGACAAGGTTCCCCTCGACAACCTGAAGCGGCAGATTGCCAAGCTTCCCTCCACGAAGGATTTCCTGGGGGCACTTAAGGCGGCCGCAACGAAACCAGCGGTGATTGCTGAGGTGAAAAAAGCGAGCCCCAGCAAAGGGGTGATCCGCGTGGATTTCGACCCGGTGGCGATTGCCAAGGCCTACGCCGCTGGCGGTGCAAGCTGCCTCTCGGTGCTTACTGACAAGACGTTTTTCCAGGGCGGCTTTGATGTCTTGGTGGAAGTGCGTCAGGCCGTTGACCTGCCTCTGCTCTGCAAGGAGTTTGTGCTGAGTCCCTATCAGCTGTTTCAGGCCCGGGCGGCCGGCGCTGATGCGGTGCTTCTGATCGCTGCCATCCTGTCGGACCAGGATCTTCGTTATCTCAACAAGGCTGCGGCGGCACTGGGCCTCACGGTGTTGGTGGAGGTCCACGACGCCACCGAAATGGACCGTGTGCTGAGCATTGGTGGCTTCCCCTTGATCGGGATCAACAACCGTGATCTCGCCAGCTTCGAGACGGATTTAGCCACGACCGAGCGACTGATGATCGACTTCAACGACCGTTTGAACCAACAGGGGGCGCTGCTTGTGAGTGAGTCGGGCCTGTTCAGCCGGGCCGATCTCGATCGGGTGCAAGCCGCCGGTGCGGGGGCTGTGCTGGTGGGAGAAGCCCTGATGCGGCAGCCGGATGTTGAAGCTGGTCTGGTGCAGTTGATCGAGGCCGGTTAA